TGCTCGACACCAATGGTGACGGGCTGATCGACAGCACCGATACGGTGTCCAGCGGGGTGATTTTTACCGGTGGCATCCCGACCTTGAACGCCATCGTCAATGGTGCGACCCGCAAGATCCTGAACGATTCCAGTGGCGCCATTACCACGCTGGTGGAAAAATCCGGCGGCGGCAGCCGTCGCATCATGTGGCGACAAATACAGTAAGTGAGAGTTGAGGCATGCACAGAACCAACCGCGGTTTTACCCTGATCGAAATCATGATCGTGATTGCGATCATCGGGATCGTCATGACCATTGCCGCCCCGAGTTTCACCGAGTATCTGAAGAAGGGCCGTCGCACCGAGGTGGCCGGCCTGCTCTCCGAACAGGCGCAAATCCTTGAGCGTTTCTACTCGCAGAAAAACGTCTACACCAATGCCATCGGCCTGAGCGCCGGCAATGACTATTACACCATTACCCCAACCCTGACCGATCAGACCTTTCTGCTGACGGCAGTACGCAAGCCTGGCACAAGCATGGCCACTGACAAGTGCGGTGATTTCACGATTACCAACACCGGTGTCCGTAGCATGGTCAACGTGGCGGCGGGATTGACCACCAAGGATTGCTGGGGTCGCTGAGTTTTTTATTTTCGGGCGCCTTTTGCGTCCACTGTCTATTTAACGGTTGGATCAGAACATGACCAGGCAACAGCAAGTGGTGATTGTCGGCGGCGGGGTAATCGGCCTGCTGACGGCATTCAATCTGGCGTCCGAAGTGCAGAGCGTTGTGCTGCTGGATCGTTCGAACGTCGGTCAGGAATCGTCCTGGGCCGGCGGCGGGATCGTTTCGCCGCTCTATCCATGGCGTTACAACCCGGCGGTCACCGCGCTGGCCCATTGGTCCCAGGATTTTTATCCACAGTTGGGCGAGCGTTTGTTTGCTGCCACCGGAGTCGACCCCGAGGTGCACACCACCGGCCTGTATTGGCTGGATCTGGATGACGAGGCCGAAGCACTGGCCTGGGCTGCGCGGGAAAATCGCCCGTTGCGGGCTGTGGATATCTCGGCGGCCCACGATGCGGTACCGGTGTTGGGTAGCGGATTTTCCCGAGCGATCTACATGGCCGATGTGGCCAATGTGCGCAATCCACGGTTGGTGAAGTCGCTCAAGGCTGCGTTGCTGGCGTTGCCGAATGTGACGATTCATGAGCAGTGCGAAGTCAGCGGGTTTATTCGTGAAGGCGATCAAGTCGTCGGCGTGCAGACCTCGACGGGGGCTATTCGTGGCGATCAGGTGGTTCTGACCGCTGGTGCCTGGAGCGGCGATTTGCTCAAGAGCCTCGGTCTTGAGTTGCCAGTCGAGCCGGTGAAAGGGCAGATGATTCTCTACAAATGCGCGGCGGATTTCCTGCCGAGCATGGTGCTGGCCAAGGGGCGTTATGCGATTCCTCGGCGCGATGGGCATATCCTGATTGGCAGTACGCTGGAGTACGAAGGCTATGACAAGACGCCGACGGAGTCGGCCCTTGAAAGTCTCAAGGCGTCCGCGGTGGAGTTGATTCCGGCGTTGGCGGATGCCGAGGTCGTGGGGCATTGGGCCGGGTTGCGGCCAGGTTCGCCGGAAGGCATTCCGTATATCGGTCGAGTGCCGGGGTTTGACGGTCTCTGGCTCAACTGCGGACATTTCCGAAACGGGTTGGTGCTGGCGCCGGCATCGTGTCAGTTGTTCGCCGATGTGATGTTGGGCAGGGCGCCGATCATTGATCCGGCACCGTATGCGCCGACTGGGCGAATCTGAAGCAAGAACAAAAAATCGCCCTCAATCCAGGCCTAATTTCTTCAGCCTGTAGCGCATCGACCTGAATGAA
The Pseudomonas sp. MYb327 DNA segment above includes these coding regions:
- the thiO gene encoding glycine oxidase ThiO, producing MTRQQQVVIVGGGVIGLLTAFNLASEVQSVVLLDRSNVGQESSWAGGGIVSPLYPWRYNPAVTALAHWSQDFYPQLGERLFAATGVDPEVHTTGLYWLDLDDEAEALAWAARENRPLRAVDISAAHDAVPVLGSGFSRAIYMADVANVRNPRLVKSLKAALLALPNVTIHEQCEVSGFIREGDQVVGVQTSTGAIRGDQVVLTAGAWSGDLLKSLGLELPVEPVKGQMILYKCAADFLPSMVLAKGRYAIPRRDGHILIGSTLEYEGYDKTPTESALESLKASAVELIPALADAEVVGHWAGLRPGSPEGIPYIGRVPGFDGLWLNCGHFRNGLVLAPASCQLFADVMLGRAPIIDPAPYAPTGRI
- a CDS encoding type IV pilin protein — encoded protein: MHRTNRGFTLIEIMIVIAIIGIVMTIAAPSFTEYLKKGRRTEVAGLLSEQAQILERFYSQKNVYTNAIGLSAGNDYYTITPTLTDQTFLLTAVRKPGTSMATDKCGDFTITNTGVRSMVNVAAGLTTKDCWGR